Proteins encoded within one genomic window of Sulfurovum sp. XGS-02:
- the glmS gene encoding glutamine--fructose-6-phosphate transaminase (isomerizing), translating to MCGIVGYIGPKEKKEILLEGLQELEYRGYDSAGIAVIEGDKLSEYKAIGKLDNLREKTKKYESEGFGISIGHTRWATHGKPTELNAHPHLGAYSYVVHNGIIENYQELKNELQSEGVKFLSQTDTETIVHLFEKYYNASNEAFSAFEKTIKRLEGAYATLLITKAAPDTIFFAKNGSPMLIGFDDEEVYFASSDTPVIGKAKEVYYLEDGEYGYVQDGTVHLFNKDGSTSFTTQALSADKILAQKDGYRFFMEKEIYEQSRVMSETMMGRVLDESIAFDELDEKFFEGISAIKICACGTSYHSALASAYLFERIAKVKCDVEIASEFRYKEPLLTKDTLFITISQSGETADTLEALKMAKRAGLKSLSVCNVDNSSIVRESDAAILTRAGIEKGVASTKAFATQTMVLWMLALYVGQEKSTVSKEILTSEITAMLQTPKALIVTDTLHAKLTRLSKRYLHGHGFFFIGRDIFYPLALEGALKLKEISYMHAEGYPAGEMKHGPIALADSELFTIALMPKTMHYDKIKSNVEELSARDATICAISPEPFDLADDFIQTTYDAHPMLEFFEMMVVTQLLALEISVRLGNDVDMPRNLAKSVTVE from the coding sequence ATGTGTGGAATTGTTGGATATATAGGACCAAAAGAGAAAAAAGAGATCTTGCTTGAAGGCTTACAGGAGCTTGAATACAGAGGATATGACTCTGCAGGTATCGCTGTTATTGAAGGGGATAAACTTTCTGAGTATAAAGCCATAGGTAAATTGGACAATTTACGTGAAAAAACCAAAAAGTATGAAAGCGAGGGTTTTGGTATCTCTATAGGTCATACCCGATGGGCTACCCATGGTAAGCCAACGGAACTCAATGCACATCCACACTTAGGTGCATACTCTTATGTGGTACATAATGGGATCATCGAAAATTATCAAGAGCTTAAAAATGAGCTGCAGAGTGAAGGTGTAAAATTTCTTAGTCAAACCGATACAGAAACGATCGTACATCTCTTTGAAAAATATTATAATGCAAGCAATGAAGCTTTTAGTGCCTTTGAAAAAACGATCAAAAGGCTGGAAGGTGCGTATGCCACACTCCTTATCACAAAAGCAGCCCCTGATACTATTTTCTTTGCCAAGAACGGTTCTCCTATGCTGATAGGGTTTGATGATGAGGAAGTTTATTTTGCTTCTTCTGACACCCCTGTGATAGGTAAGGCAAAAGAGGTTTATTATCTTGAAGATGGTGAGTATGGCTATGTCCAGGATGGTACGGTGCATCTCTTTAACAAAGATGGAAGCACGAGTTTCACTACACAGGCACTGAGCGCGGATAAGATACTTGCCCAAAAAGACGGATACAGGTTCTTCATGGAAAAAGAGATCTATGAACAGAGCCGTGTGATGAGTGAAACGATGATGGGGCGTGTGCTTGATGAGAGCATTGCTTTTGATGAACTCGATGAAAAATTCTTCGAAGGGATCTCAGCGATCAAGATCTGCGCTTGCGGCACCAGTTACCACTCTGCTCTGGCTTCAGCCTATCTCTTTGAACGTATCGCCAAAGTAAAATGTGATGTAGAGATCGCCTCTGAGTTTAGATACAAAGAGCCTCTACTGACAAAAGATACACTCTTCATTACCATCTCTCAAAGTGGTGAGACCGCCGATACACTCGAAGCCCTCAAAATGGCAAAGCGTGCTGGGCTGAAGAGTCTGAGTGTCTGTAACGTGGACAACTCTTCTATTGTTCGTGAAAGTGATGCTGCCATCCTCACAAGAGCCGGTATAGAAAAAGGGGTTGCAAGTACCAAAGCGTTTGCAACACAGACCATGGTACTTTGGATGCTGGCTCTTTATGTGGGTCAAGAAAAAAGTACGGTTTCAAAAGAGATACTCACAAGTGAGATTACTGCGATGCTGCAGACCCCAAAAGCATTGATCGTCACTGATACCCTGCATGCCAAACTCACTCGACTCTCCAAGCGTTATCTGCATGGACACGGATTCTTCTTCATAGGCAGGGATATATTCTATCCTCTTGCGCTAGAAGGTGCATTAAAACTTAAAGAGATAAGCTATATGCATGCAGAAGGGTATCCTGCCGGCGAGATGAAACACGGGCCAATTGCCCTTGCGGACAGTGAACTTTTCACCATTGCACTGATGCCAAAGACGATGCACTATGACAAGATCAAATCCAATGTAGAAGAGCTCAGTGCCAGAGATGCGACGATCTGTGCTATCTCTCCAGAACCTTTTGACCTCGCGGATGACTTCATACAAACGACCTATGATGCGCATCCGATGTTAGAGTTTTTTGAGATGATGGTGGTGACACAACTGCTTGCACTTGAAATTTCTGTAAGGCTTGGCAATGATGTAGATATGCCTAGAAACCTGGCTAAATCTGTGACTGTAGAGTAA
- a CDS encoding nucleotidyltransferase, with translation MNTLETQIEELLYNKAADFEIAKVLKKDIKSYFETLEETFATSGGKDFLVKHTKKIDSILKIIYKVATRDMFGDYLPMKNSIPLGLVALGSYGREQLCVHSDIDLMLVYKDIPAYNVKEIIEKILYILWDTGLKLGHRVHTIDELYEVSKTDITIKTALIESRMIEGSIFIWTETQNAIAHIRHDNIKEFIQLKLEERELQHRRFPLTMEPNLKDGSGGFRDANLVFWIGKILYNVDNIKNLPENVVDEKEYRTFRIALEFLFRVRSALHLIAQKKEDQLRLELIPEIAQLLGYKEGSKGQMKCAKKVTESLKIIRLYSTIWINILTQEYMTDNPEKNYLYPKKGKQNFNALLQQLSAHAKKPFYAHPTFIQKLISSEKPERPDEALYQTIKSIFHQPYSHSILKVLSYARLLSYTIPPIKKAIDLPQFDGYHQFAVDMHSIRCMYHLEHIEDPFIKKLFDTLSDEEKVMLKIVTFLHDAGKGRERDHHAVGASLFKVFAEKLHLDPEHIVMGEILILYHTLMSKVAQREDIYNEKTVVHFASHFQTKKLLDLIYILTYADMNGVGKDIYNSFNARLIRILYEQSLEILGNKSMLDEAAKRLKKEQTLKRNAAFKTFTPIQQKKVLQIPSDLLFLRYSPQKIVSITQNAFQTEDYTFKISNINYLTIEVTRRKPFNISYLLGKLSTLGVVHMDICKLFDDLKYFKIDFSTKVDAEDMPHVKEILHDSFDETKKSTLSVPVIEKGELQIDCEHSKSYAVMYLNCKDQKGLLAYIINIFDEMGIDIATAKIHTLKSRVRDMFLIEKNGKFCHNVDTIIDKLTGNR, from the coding sequence TTGAATACGCTTGAAACCCAAATAGAGGAATTACTTTATAATAAAGCAGCAGATTTCGAGATCGCCAAAGTGCTTAAGAAGGATATAAAAAGCTACTTTGAGACACTTGAAGAGACCTTTGCAACTTCAGGGGGTAAAGACTTTCTTGTCAAGCATACGAAAAAAATAGACAGTATCTTAAAGATCATCTACAAGGTGGCTACCAGAGATATGTTCGGTGATTATCTTCCAATGAAAAACTCCATTCCTCTGGGGCTTGTCGCACTGGGTAGTTACGGGAGAGAACAGCTCTGTGTACACTCCGATATAGACCTCATGCTCGTCTATAAGGATATTCCTGCGTACAATGTAAAAGAGATCATCGAAAAAATACTCTATATACTTTGGGATACAGGCTTAAAACTGGGACATAGGGTACACACGATCGATGAACTCTATGAAGTATCTAAAACCGATATTACGATCAAAACCGCACTGATCGAATCACGTATGATCGAAGGTTCCATTTTCATCTGGACAGAGACACAAAATGCCATCGCTCACATTCGTCATGATAATATCAAAGAGTTCATACAACTTAAACTGGAAGAACGTGAACTGCAACACCGTAGATTTCCTCTTACCATGGAGCCAAACCTTAAAGACGGGTCAGGTGGTTTTCGTGATGCAAACCTTGTTTTCTGGATAGGGAAGATACTCTATAATGTGGATAATATCAAAAATCTTCCTGAGAATGTGGTAGATGAAAAAGAGTATCGTACCTTCCGGATCGCATTGGAATTTCTTTTCCGTGTACGTTCTGCTTTACATTTGATCGCACAAAAAAAAGAAGATCAGTTACGCCTTGAGCTTATCCCGGAGATAGCCCAGCTACTCGGTTATAAAGAGGGGTCAAAAGGTCAAATGAAATGTGCCAAAAAAGTGACTGAAAGTTTAAAGATCATCAGACTCTACAGTACGATCTGGATCAATATTCTGACCCAGGAGTACATGACTGACAATCCTGAAAAAAACTATCTTTATCCAAAAAAAGGAAAACAGAACTTCAATGCACTGCTTCAGCAGCTCTCTGCACATGCAAAAAAACCTTTTTATGCCCACCCTACTTTTATACAAAAGTTGATCAGTTCAGAAAAACCTGAACGTCCTGATGAAGCACTCTATCAGACGATCAAGAGTATATTCCATCAGCCATACAGTCACTCTATTCTCAAGGTGCTCTCTTATGCAAGACTCCTGAGCTATACCATTCCGCCGATTAAAAAAGCGATCGATCTTCCCCAATTTGACGGATACCACCAATTTGCAGTGGATATGCACTCGATACGTTGTATGTACCACTTAGAACATATAGAGGATCCTTTTATCAAAAAACTTTTTGATACACTGAGTGATGAAGAGAAGGTCATGCTTAAAATTGTCACTTTCTTACATGATGCAGGAAAAGGTCGGGAGCGTGACCATCACGCTGTAGGTGCATCTCTCTTTAAAGTGTTTGCAGAGAAGCTGCACTTAGACCCTGAACATATCGTCATGGGTGAAATACTCATTTTATATCATACCTTGATGAGCAAAGTAGCCCAGCGTGAAGATATTTACAATGAAAAAACAGTGGTACATTTCGCCTCGCACTTTCAAACCAAAAAACTTTTGGATCTCATCTATATCCTGACCTATGCAGATATGAACGGTGTGGGGAAAGACATCTATAATTCATTTAATGCAAGACTGATCAGGATACTTTACGAGCAATCACTTGAGATCTTAGGCAATAAGAGCATGCTGGACGAAGCAGCCAAAAGACTTAAAAAAGAACAGACACTCAAACGGAATGCAGCATTTAAAACATTTACCCCAATACAGCAGAAAAAAGTATTACAGATCCCTTCAGATCTGCTCTTTTTACGTTACAGTCCTCAAAAAATTGTTTCTATCACCCAAAATGCTTTTCAAACCGAAGATTATACCTTCAAAATAAGCAATATAAACTACCTAACCATTGAAGTGACTCGCAGAAAACCATTTAATATCTCTTATCTCTTAGGGAAACTCTCCACATTGGGTGTGGTGCATATGGATATATGTAAACTTTTTGATGATCTTAAATATTTTAAAATAGATTTTTCTACCAAAGTGGATGCTGAAGATATGCCGCATGTGAAAGAGATCCTTCATGACTCATTTGATGAGACAAAAAAGAGTACCCTGAGTGTACCTGTGATAGAAAAAGGTGAACTTCAGATCGATTGCGAACACTCTAAATCCTATGCAGTCATGTACCTGAACTGTAAAGACCAAAAAGGTTTGCTTGCCTATATTATCAACATCTTTGATGAGATGGGTATTGACATAGCTACTGCCAAAATTCATACACTCAAAAGCCGGGTAAGAGACATGTTCCTCATCGAAAAGAATGGAAAGTTTTGTCATAATGTCGATACGATAATAGATAAACTTACAGGAAATAGATAA
- the mqnE gene encoding aminofutalosine synthase MqnE, with amino-acid sequence MDLIQKVRNKERLTQEEGEALYDLDLYTLGELADEIRREKYGNKSYFNINRHINPTNVCADICKFCAYSASRKNPNQYTMTHEEILDIVKKSVQNGAKEMHIVSAHNPNDGVEWYMGAFRKIKEAFPDLHVKAMTAAEVDFLTREYGHSYDEVLDMMIENGVDSMPGGGAEIFDEKVREYLCKGKVTSDQWIEIHQKWHERGRESNATMLFGHVETRAHRIDHMIRLRDLQDKTGGFNAFIPLVYQRDNNFLKVTDFPTGQEILKTYAISRIMLDNIPHIKAYWVTASVNLALIAQEFGCDDLDGTIEKESIQSAAGAKSSQGMDLNDFVALIKNSGFQPIERDSLYHELKAY; translated from the coding sequence ATGGATTTGATACAAAAGGTACGCAACAAAGAGAGACTCACTCAAGAAGAGGGTGAAGCACTCTATGACTTAGATCTCTATACGCTCGGTGAACTTGCCGATGAAATTCGTAGAGAGAAATACGGCAACAAAAGCTACTTTAATATAAACCGGCACATAAACCCTACCAATGTCTGTGCAGATATCTGTAAATTCTGTGCCTACTCTGCAAGCAGAAAAAATCCCAACCAATATACCATGACCCATGAAGAGATCCTGGATATTGTAAAAAAATCTGTCCAAAACGGTGCAAAAGAGATGCATATCGTCTCGGCACACAATCCCAATGACGGTGTAGAATGGTATATGGGAGCATTCAGAAAGATCAAAGAAGCATTTCCCGACCTGCATGTGAAGGCGATGACAGCAGCAGAAGTAGATTTTCTGACAAGAGAGTACGGACACAGCTACGATGAAGTGTTGGATATGATGATCGAAAACGGTGTAGATTCTATGCCAGGAGGCGGGGCTGAGATCTTTGATGAAAAGGTACGTGAATACCTATGTAAAGGAAAAGTCACTTCAGATCAGTGGATAGAGATACACCAAAAATGGCATGAGAGAGGAAGAGAGAGCAATGCTACCATGCTTTTTGGACATGTAGAGACACGTGCCCACCGTATAGACCATATGATAAGACTACGTGACCTGCAAGATAAAACAGGCGGATTCAATGCTTTTATCCCCTTAGTCTATCAAAGAGACAACAACTTCCTCAAAGTGACAGATTTTCCTACAGGACAGGAGATACTCAAAACCTATGCCATCAGCCGTATTATGCTGGATAACATTCCTCATATCAAAGCATACTGGGTCACGGCATCGGTCAATCTTGCACTGATCGCTCAGGAGTTCGGCTGTGATGATCTGGATGGTACGATAGAAAAGGAGTCCATTCAATCTGCCGCAGGTGCGAAGAGCAGTCAGGGGATGGACCTGAATGATTTTGTAGCCTTGATCAAAAACTCC